Proteins from a single region of Haloterrigena alkaliphila:
- a CDS encoding DUF7344 domain-containing protein, translating to MTPSTNAPAVLTEFDDAGADEIDSAMDLLANRQRRAALRYLERANGSATVSEVARAIAAESRTPDPAVVSDHAGAPSQETRRVRLSLHHAHVPKLVAANAIEYDPETETLALRERGRTLLNRQEAVCGPLR from the coding sequence ATGACTCCATCCACCAACGCTCCGGCAGTCCTCACCGAATTCGACGATGCCGGTGCCGACGAGATCGATTCGGCGATGGACCTGTTGGCGAACCGCCAGCGGCGTGCGGCGTTACGCTACCTCGAGCGCGCGAACGGCAGTGCAACAGTGTCCGAGGTCGCGAGAGCCATCGCGGCCGAGAGCCGGACCCCGGATCCGGCAGTGGTCTCGGATCACGCCGGCGCTCCGTCGCAAGAGACGCGCCGCGTTCGCCTCTCGCTCCACCACGCGCACGTCCCGAAGCTCGTCGCGGCGAACGCGATCGAGTACGACCCGGAGACGGAGACGCTCGCGCTCCGCGAGCGCGGCAGGACGCTGCTGAACCGCCAAGAAGCCGTCTGCGGGCCGCTTCGATAA
- a CDS encoding NADPH:quinone reductase, producing MRAVRLHEHGDADVLQVDEVDRPDPAEDELLVEVAAAGVNPVDTYFRDGSYEPVDVPFTPGVDLAGVVAETGAGVEDFQEGDRVFGTGIGNGASQGAYAEYATVPTDRVVHLPDGADLTEAGAAGVAAVTAWRALVDHAALDPAEYCLVHGGSGGVGHAAVQIADAVSAHTITTASEEYHDDLEDLGAETVLDYARDDLADAVLEASDGGVDAVLDHRLDDYLQFDADVAATGARVVGIGENSPDPGFSNDGAARSKDVSYQFMSMFNTPDLRVPLRGVAHLLERDRLSIELARRYGLEEASQAQRDVMNDSFLGKLVLEP from the coding sequence ATGCGCGCTGTACGCCTTCACGAACACGGCGACGCGGACGTACTGCAGGTTGACGAGGTCGACCGACCCGACCCCGCCGAGGACGAACTGCTCGTCGAGGTGGCCGCCGCGGGGGTCAACCCGGTCGACACCTACTTCCGGGACGGCTCGTACGAACCGGTCGACGTGCCGTTCACGCCCGGCGTCGATCTGGCGGGCGTCGTCGCGGAAACCGGCGCGGGCGTCGAGGACTTCCAGGAGGGCGACCGCGTCTTCGGCACCGGCATCGGCAACGGCGCCTCGCAGGGAGCCTACGCCGAGTACGCGACCGTCCCGACCGACCGCGTGGTCCACCTCCCCGACGGCGCGGACCTGACCGAGGCCGGCGCGGCGGGCGTCGCCGCCGTCACCGCGTGGCGCGCGCTGGTCGACCACGCCGCCCTCGATCCCGCCGAGTACTGTCTCGTCCACGGCGGCTCCGGCGGCGTCGGTCACGCCGCGGTCCAGATCGCCGACGCTGTCAGCGCCCACACGATCACGACCGCCTCGGAGGAGTACCACGACGACCTCGAGGACCTCGGCGCCGAGACCGTCCTCGACTACGCGCGCGACGACCTCGCGGACGCCGTCCTCGAGGCAAGCGACGGCGGGGTCGACGCCGTCCTCGATCACCGACTGGACGACTACCTCCAGTTCGACGCCGACGTCGCCGCGACCGGCGCCCGCGTCGTCGGCATCGGCGAGAACAGCCCCGATCCGGGCTTCTCGAACGACGGCGCCGCTCGGTCGAAGGACGTCAGCTACCAGTTCATGAGCATGTTCAACACGCCGGATCTGCGCGTCCCGCTGCGGGGCGTCGCCCACCTGCTGGAGCGCGACAGGCTGTCGATCGAACTCGCGCGGCGCTACGGCCTCGAGGAGGCCTCGCAGGCCCAGCGGGACGTGATGAACGACAGCTTCCTCGGAAAGCTGGTGCTCGAGCCCTGA
- a CDS encoding pyridoxal phosphate-dependent aminotransferase, giving the protein MTEFAHRVEQVSISGIREVFEAAGEDAINLGLGQPDFPTPSHARQGAIEAIEAGLTDAYTSNKGTESLREAIAGKYDRDYGLEIDPADLIATSGGSEALHLVLEAHVDPGEEVIFPDPGFVSYDALTKIADGTPKPVPLREDLTLDPATVEEAITDETAVFVVNSPANPTGAVQSEDDMREFARIADEHDVLCLSDEVYEHIVFEGEHRSPLEFAETDNVVVVSACSKTYSMTGWRLGWVTGSNRRIERMLRVHQYGQACASAPAQYAAEAALTGPQEPVEEMVAAFEERRDVVVDGLEDAGLEVPTPEGAFYAMPKVPEGWCDEVLDRGVVVVPGDAFGANGAGYARLSYATGMEELKEALEIIDDATRAVR; this is encoded by the coding sequence ATGACCGAGTTCGCACATCGGGTCGAGCAGGTGTCGATCAGCGGGATTCGCGAAGTGTTCGAGGCCGCGGGCGAGGACGCGATCAACCTCGGACTCGGACAGCCGGACTTTCCGACGCCCAGTCACGCCCGCCAGGGGGCGATCGAGGCCATCGAGGCCGGGCTCACCGACGCCTACACCTCGAACAAGGGAACGGAGAGCCTCCGGGAGGCGATCGCGGGAAAGTACGACCGCGACTACGGCCTCGAGATCGACCCCGCCGACCTCATCGCGACCTCGGGCGGCAGCGAGGCGCTGCACCTCGTCCTCGAGGCCCACGTGGATCCGGGCGAGGAAGTGATCTTCCCGGATCCGGGCTTCGTCTCCTACGACGCCCTGACGAAGATCGCGGACGGCACGCCGAAACCCGTCCCGCTGCGCGAGGATCTCACGCTCGACCCCGCGACGGTCGAGGAGGCGATCACCGACGAGACCGCCGTCTTCGTCGTCAACAGTCCCGCGAATCCGACCGGCGCCGTCCAGAGCGAGGACGATATGCGGGAGTTCGCCCGCATCGCAGACGAACACGACGTGCTCTGTCTCTCCGACGAGGTCTACGAGCATATCGTCTTCGAGGGCGAGCACCGCTCGCCGCTCGAGTTCGCCGAGACCGACAACGTGGTCGTCGTCAGCGCCTGTTCCAAGACGTACTCGATGACCGGCTGGCGACTCGGCTGGGTCACCGGCTCCAATCGCCGCATCGAGCGGATGCTGCGGGTCCACCAGTACGGGCAGGCCTGCGCCTCCGCGCCGGCCCAGTACGCGGCCGAAGCCGCGCTGACGGGGCCACAGGAACCGGTCGAAGAGATGGTCGCGGCCTTCGAGGAACGGCGCGACGTCGTCGTCGACGGCCTCGAGGACGCCGGCCTCGAGGTGCCCACGCCCGAAGGGGCCTTCTACGCGATGCCGAAGGTGCCCGAGGGCTGGTGCGACGAGGTTCTGGACCGGGGCGTGGTCGTCGTCCCGGGCGACGCCTTCGGCGCCAACGGCGCAGGCTACGCGCGACTGTCCTACGCGACGGGCATGGAGGAGTTGAAAGAGGCCCTCGAGATCATCGACGACGCGACGCGGGCGGTTCGATAG
- a CDS encoding DUF6517 family protein gives MTRSRRTFLAAGAAGTLALTAGCLDFALGNGPLELSSDRVAPTDAALEEAGYVEDAVEQRTVDETIDARIERDVEATVWLSRYSKTIDYQGSEREAGFFGAVSVPDFSVLGRSFNPIADMSNEELLSEFLDRFEGDYGTVDDTAPKESFALDILGDGRQVDVFEGEAKYEGERIEIELAVTSFSHEDDLIVLLGTYPAALAKESANVEVLMESAEHPV, from the coding sequence ATGACTCGCTCTCGACGAACGTTCCTCGCCGCCGGCGCGGCCGGAACGCTCGCTCTGACCGCCGGCTGTCTCGATTTCGCCCTCGGAAACGGCCCGCTCGAACTCAGTTCCGACCGCGTCGCGCCGACCGACGCGGCGCTCGAGGAGGCCGGATACGTGGAAGACGCGGTCGAACAGCGAACGGTCGACGAGACGATCGACGCTCGCATCGAACGCGACGTGGAGGCAACCGTCTGGCTCTCGCGGTACTCCAAGACGATCGACTACCAGGGGTCCGAACGGGAAGCCGGCTTCTTCGGCGCCGTGTCGGTTCCGGACTTTTCGGTTCTCGGACGGTCGTTCAATCCGATCGCCGACATGAGCAACGAGGAACTGCTCTCGGAGTTTCTCGACCGCTTCGAGGGAGACTACGGAACGGTCGACGATACCGCGCCGAAAGAGTCGTTTGCCCTCGATATCCTCGGCGACGGCCGTCAGGTCGACGTCTTCGAGGGCGAAGCGAAATACGAGGGCGAACGGATCGAGATCGAACTCGCGGTCACGTCGTTCAGCCACGAGGACGACCTGATCGTGTTGCTCGGGACCTATCCCGCGGCGCTGGCCAAGGAGTCGGCCAACGTCGAGGTACTGATGGAGTCCGCCGAACACCCCGTCTAA
- a CDS encoding 2-oxoacid:ferredoxin oxidoreductase subunit beta produces MSSDVRFTDFKSDKQPTWCPGCGDFGTMNGMMKALAETGNDPDNTFVVAGIGCSGKIGTYMHSYALHGVHGRALPVGTGVKMARPDIEVMVAGGDGDGYSIGAGHFVHAVRRNVDMSYVVMDNRIYGLTKGQASPTSRSDFETSTTPEGPKQPPVNPLALALASGASFIAQSFASDALRHQEIVQEAIEHDGFGFVNVFSPCVTFNDVDTYDYFRENLVDLQEEDHDPNDYEAAKEVITSSDKEYQGVMYKDENSVPYHEQHGVTEDMSEIPDGAPEDAMDLVREFY; encoded by the coding sequence ATGAGCTCAGACGTACGATTCACCGACTTCAAGTCCGACAAACAGCCCACGTGGTGTCCCGGTTGCGGCGACTTCGGGACGATGAACGGCATGATGAAAGCCCTCGCCGAAACCGGCAACGACCCCGACAACACGTTCGTGGTCGCCGGGATCGGCTGTTCCGGCAAGATCGGGACCTACATGCACAGCTACGCCCTCCACGGGGTCCACGGCCGTGCGCTCCCGGTCGGCACCGGCGTCAAGATGGCCCGGCCCGACATCGAAGTGATGGTCGCCGGCGGCGACGGTGACGGCTACTCGATCGGTGCCGGTCACTTCGTCCACGCCGTCCGCCGGAACGTCGACATGTCCTACGTCGTCATGGACAACCGCATCTACGGCCTGACGAAGGGCCAGGCCTCGCCGACCTCGCGGTCCGACTTCGAGACCTCGACGACCCCCGAAGGGCCTAAACAGCCGCCGGTCAACCCGCTGGCGCTGGCGCTGGCCTCCGGCGCGTCGTTCATCGCCCAGTCGTTCGCGTCGGACGCGCTCCGACACCAGGAGATCGTCCAGGAGGCGATCGAACACGACGGGTTCGGCTTCGTGAACGTCTTCAGCCCCTGCGTCACGTTCAACGACGTCGACACCTACGACTACTTCCGGGAGAACCTCGTGGACCTGCAGGAAGAAGACCACGACCCGAACGACTACGAGGCCGCCAAGGAAGTCATCACCAGCAGCGACAAGGAGTACCAGGGCGTCATGTACAAGGACGAGAACTCCGTCCCGTACCACGAACAACACGGCGTCACCGAGGACATGTCCGAGATTCCCGACGGGGCACCCGAGGACGCGATGGATCTCGTCCGCGAGTTCTACTGA